From the Xyrauchen texanus isolate HMW12.3.18 chromosome 49, RBS_HiC_50CHRs, whole genome shotgun sequence genome, one window contains:
- the LOC127640418 gene encoding Wilms tumor protein homolog isoform X4, translating to MGSDVRDLNALLPPVPPLPGGNGNCTLPVSSTPQWAPVLDFHTGAPYSSLAQHSFIKQEPSWGTTDPHEDPHCGLSAFTLHFSGQFTGTGACRYGAFGAPTPSQPPPSQPRMFSNSPYLSSCMDSQPSTRNQGYGPVAFDGTTNYGHTPSHHTSQFPNHTFKHEDPIVQQSNMGDQQYPVPPPVYGCHTPSDNCTGSQALLLRNPYNSDNLYQMASQLECMAWNPVNSLASTIKSHATGYESDPSTPMVYSCSTQYRIHTHGVFRGLQDVRRVPSITPAIVRSSETNEKRPFMCAYPGCNKRYFKLSHLQMHSRKHTGEKPYQCDFTDCGRRFSRSDQLKRHQRRHTGVKPFQCETCQRKFSRSDHLKTHTRTHTGEKPFNCRWPNCQKKFARSDELVRHHNMHQRNLTKLQLAI from the exons ATGGGATCTGATGTGCGTGACCTCAACGCCCTACTTCCGCCTGTGCCCCCACTGCCAGGGGGGAACGGTAACTGCACTTTGCCCGTAAGCAGCACTCCTCAATGGGCTCCGGTGCTGGACTTCCACACTGGTGCACCCTACAGCTCGCTGGCCCAACACTCCTTCATCAAGCAGGAGCCCAGCTGGGGCACGACCGACCCCCATGAGGACCCTCACTGTGGTCTGAGTGCCTTCACTTTGCATTTCTCCGGACAGTTCACTGGCACTGGGGCCTGCAGGTACGGAGCCTTTGGGGCCCCAACACCCAGTCAACCCCCACCTAGCCAGCCCAGAATGTTCAGCAATAGCCCTTACCTGTCCAGCTGCATGGACAGCCAGCCCAGCACCAGAAATCAGG GTTACGGCCCAGTCGCTTTTGATGGAACCACAAACTACGGACACACTCCCTCCCACCACACCTCGCAGTTTCCCAACCACACCTTCAAACATGAGGACCCCATCGTGCAGCAAAGCAACATGG gtGACCAGCAGTATCCTGTGCCTCCTCCGGTATACGGCTGCCACACTCCCTCTGACAACTGTACAGGAAGTCAAGCTCTGCTCCTGAGGAACCCTTACAACAG TGATAATTTATACCAAATGGCGTCACAGTTGGAGTGCATGGCGTGGAACCCCGTCAACTCTTTGGCATCTACGATTAAGAG CCATGCAACAGGTTATGAGAGCGACCCCAGCACGCCCATGGTCTACAGCTGCAGCACACAGTACCGTATCCACACCCACGGCGTCTTCAGAGGCCTTCAG GATGTGCGACGAGTACCAAGCATTACCCCTGCCATAGTGCGTTCATCGGAGACCAATGAGAAAAGGCCATTCATGTGCGCCTACCCGGGCTGCAACAAAAGATATTTTAAACTGTCTCACTTACAGATGCATAGTCGTAAACACACAG GGGAGAAACCTTATCAGTGTGACTTCACAGACTGTGGTCGCAGATTCTCCAGATCAGACCAGCTAAAAAGGCACCAGAGAAGACACACAG gcgtTAAGCCATTCCAGTGCGAAACCTGTCAAAGAAAGTTCTCACGGTCAGACCACCTTAAGACCCACACCCGGACTCATACAG GTGAGAAACCTTTCAACTGCAGATGGCCAAACTGTCAGAAGAAGTTTGCCAGGTCTGATGAGCTTGTACGGCACCACAACATGCACCAGAGGAATTTGACGAAGTTGCAGCTGGCAATCTGA
- the LOC127640418 gene encoding Wilms tumor protein homolog isoform X2 translates to MGSDVRDLNALLPPVPPLPGGNGNCTLPVSSTPQWAPVLDFHTGAPYSSLAQHSFIKQEPSWGTTDPHEDPHCGLSAFTLHFSGQFTGTGACRYGAFGAPTPSQPPPSQPRMFSNSPYLSSCMDSQPSTRNQGYGPVAFDGTTNYGHTPSHHTSQFPNHTFKHEDPIVQQSNMGDQQYPVPPPVYGCHTPSDNCTGSQALLLRNPYNSDNLYQMASQLECMAWNPVNSLASTIKSHATGYESDPSTPMVYSCSTQYRIHTHGVFRGLQDVRRVPSITPAIVRSSETNEKRPFMCAYPGCNKRYFKLSHLQMHSRKHTGEKPYQCDFTDCGRRFSRSDQLKRHQRRHTGVKPFQCETCQRKFSRSDHLKTHTRTHTGKTSEKPFNCRWPNCQKKFARSDELVRHHNMHQRNLTKLQLAI, encoded by the exons ATGGGATCTGATGTGCGTGACCTCAACGCCCTACTTCCGCCTGTGCCCCCACTGCCAGGGGGGAACGGTAACTGCACTTTGCCCGTAAGCAGCACTCCTCAATGGGCTCCGGTGCTGGACTTCCACACTGGTGCACCCTACAGCTCGCTGGCCCAACACTCCTTCATCAAGCAGGAGCCCAGCTGGGGCACGACCGACCCCCATGAGGACCCTCACTGTGGTCTGAGTGCCTTCACTTTGCATTTCTCCGGACAGTTCACTGGCACTGGGGCCTGCAGGTACGGAGCCTTTGGGGCCCCAACACCCAGTCAACCCCCACCTAGCCAGCCCAGAATGTTCAGCAATAGCCCTTACCTGTCCAGCTGCATGGACAGCCAGCCCAGCACCAGAAATCAGG GTTACGGCCCAGTCGCTTTTGATGGAACCACAAACTACGGACACACTCCCTCCCACCACACCTCGCAGTTTCCCAACCACACCTTCAAACATGAGGACCCCATCGTGCAGCAAAGCAACATGG gtGACCAGCAGTATCCTGTGCCTCCTCCGGTATACGGCTGCCACACTCCCTCTGACAACTGTACAGGAAGTCAAGCTCTGCTCCTGAGGAACCCTTACAACAG TGATAATTTATACCAAATGGCGTCACAGTTGGAGTGCATGGCGTGGAACCCCGTCAACTCTTTGGCATCTACGATTAAGAG CCATGCAACAGGTTATGAGAGCGACCCCAGCACGCCCATGGTCTACAGCTGCAGCACACAGTACCGTATCCACACCCACGGCGTCTTCAGAGGCCTTCAG GATGTGCGACGAGTACCAAGCATTACCCCTGCCATAGTGCGTTCATCGGAGACCAATGAGAAAAGGCCATTCATGTGCGCCTACCCGGGCTGCAACAAAAGATATTTTAAACTGTCTCACTTACAGATGCATAGTCGTAAACACACAG GGGAGAAACCTTATCAGTGTGACTTCACAGACTGTGGTCGCAGATTCTCCAGATCAGACCAGCTAAAAAGGCACCAGAGAAGACACACAG gcgtTAAGCCATTCCAGTGCGAAACCTGTCAAAGAAAGTTCTCACGGTCAGACCACCTTAAGACCCACACCCGGACTCATACAGGTAAAACAA GTGAGAAACCTTTCAACTGCAGATGGCCAAACTGTCAGAAGAAGTTTGCCAGGTCTGATGAGCTTGTACGGCACCACAACATGCACCAGAGGAATTTGACGAAGTTGCAGCTGGCAATCTGA
- the LOC127640418 gene encoding Wilms tumor protein homolog isoform X1 — protein sequence MGSDVRDLNALLPPVPPLPGGNGNCTLPVSSTPQWAPVLDFHTGAPYSSLAQHSFIKQEPSWGTTDPHEDPHCGLSAFTLHFSGQFTGTGACRYGAFGAPTPSQPPPSQPRMFSNSPYLSSCMDSQPSTRNQGYGPVAFDGTTNYGHTPSHHTSQFPNHTFKHEDPIVQQSNMGDQQYPVPPPVYGCHTPSDNCTGSQALLLRNPYNSSDNLYQMASQLECMAWNPVNSLASTIKSHATGYESDPSTPMVYSCSTQYRIHTHGVFRGLQDVRRVPSITPAIVRSSETNEKRPFMCAYPGCNKRYFKLSHLQMHSRKHTGEKPYQCDFTDCGRRFSRSDQLKRHQRRHTGVKPFQCETCQRKFSRSDHLKTHTRTHTGKTSEKPFNCRWPNCQKKFARSDELVRHHNMHQRNLTKLQLAI from the exons ATGGGATCTGATGTGCGTGACCTCAACGCCCTACTTCCGCCTGTGCCCCCACTGCCAGGGGGGAACGGTAACTGCACTTTGCCCGTAAGCAGCACTCCTCAATGGGCTCCGGTGCTGGACTTCCACACTGGTGCACCCTACAGCTCGCTGGCCCAACACTCCTTCATCAAGCAGGAGCCCAGCTGGGGCACGACCGACCCCCATGAGGACCCTCACTGTGGTCTGAGTGCCTTCACTTTGCATTTCTCCGGACAGTTCACTGGCACTGGGGCCTGCAGGTACGGAGCCTTTGGGGCCCCAACACCCAGTCAACCCCCACCTAGCCAGCCCAGAATGTTCAGCAATAGCCCTTACCTGTCCAGCTGCATGGACAGCCAGCCCAGCACCAGAAATCAGG GTTACGGCCCAGTCGCTTTTGATGGAACCACAAACTACGGACACACTCCCTCCCACCACACCTCGCAGTTTCCCAACCACACCTTCAAACATGAGGACCCCATCGTGCAGCAAAGCAACATGG gtGACCAGCAGTATCCTGTGCCTCCTCCGGTATACGGCTGCCACACTCCCTCTGACAACTGTACAGGAAGTCAAGCTCTGCTCCTGAGGAACCCTTACAACAG CAGTGATAATTTATACCAAATGGCGTCACAGTTGGAGTGCATGGCGTGGAACCCCGTCAACTCTTTGGCATCTACGATTAAGAG CCATGCAACAGGTTATGAGAGCGACCCCAGCACGCCCATGGTCTACAGCTGCAGCACACAGTACCGTATCCACACCCACGGCGTCTTCAGAGGCCTTCAG GATGTGCGACGAGTACCAAGCATTACCCCTGCCATAGTGCGTTCATCGGAGACCAATGAGAAAAGGCCATTCATGTGCGCCTACCCGGGCTGCAACAAAAGATATTTTAAACTGTCTCACTTACAGATGCATAGTCGTAAACACACAG GGGAGAAACCTTATCAGTGTGACTTCACAGACTGTGGTCGCAGATTCTCCAGATCAGACCAGCTAAAAAGGCACCAGAGAAGACACACAG gcgtTAAGCCATTCCAGTGCGAAACCTGTCAAAGAAAGTTCTCACGGTCAGACCACCTTAAGACCCACACCCGGACTCATACAGGTAAAACAA GTGAGAAACCTTTCAACTGCAGATGGCCAAACTGTCAGAAGAAGTTTGCCAGGTCTGATGAGCTTGTACGGCACCACAACATGCACCAGAGGAATTTGACGAAGTTGCAGCTGGCAATCTGA
- the LOC127640418 gene encoding Wilms tumor protein homolog isoform X3, with amino-acid sequence MGSDVRDLNALLPPVPPLPGGNGNCTLPVSSTPQWAPVLDFHTGAPYSSLAQHSFIKQEPSWGTTDPHEDPHCGLSAFTLHFSGQFTGTGACRYGAFGAPTPSQPPPSQPRMFSNSPYLSSCMDSQPSTRNQGYGPVAFDGTTNYGHTPSHHTSQFPNHTFKHEDPIVQQSNMGDQQYPVPPPVYGCHTPSDNCTGSQALLLRNPYNSSDNLYQMASQLECMAWNPVNSLASTIKSHATGYESDPSTPMVYSCSTQYRIHTHGVFRGLQDVRRVPSITPAIVRSSETNEKRPFMCAYPGCNKRYFKLSHLQMHSRKHTGEKPYQCDFTDCGRRFSRSDQLKRHQRRHTGVKPFQCETCQRKFSRSDHLKTHTRTHTGEKPFNCRWPNCQKKFARSDELVRHHNMHQRNLTKLQLAI; translated from the exons ATGGGATCTGATGTGCGTGACCTCAACGCCCTACTTCCGCCTGTGCCCCCACTGCCAGGGGGGAACGGTAACTGCACTTTGCCCGTAAGCAGCACTCCTCAATGGGCTCCGGTGCTGGACTTCCACACTGGTGCACCCTACAGCTCGCTGGCCCAACACTCCTTCATCAAGCAGGAGCCCAGCTGGGGCACGACCGACCCCCATGAGGACCCTCACTGTGGTCTGAGTGCCTTCACTTTGCATTTCTCCGGACAGTTCACTGGCACTGGGGCCTGCAGGTACGGAGCCTTTGGGGCCCCAACACCCAGTCAACCCCCACCTAGCCAGCCCAGAATGTTCAGCAATAGCCCTTACCTGTCCAGCTGCATGGACAGCCAGCCCAGCACCAGAAATCAGG GTTACGGCCCAGTCGCTTTTGATGGAACCACAAACTACGGACACACTCCCTCCCACCACACCTCGCAGTTTCCCAACCACACCTTCAAACATGAGGACCCCATCGTGCAGCAAAGCAACATGG gtGACCAGCAGTATCCTGTGCCTCCTCCGGTATACGGCTGCCACACTCCCTCTGACAACTGTACAGGAAGTCAAGCTCTGCTCCTGAGGAACCCTTACAACAG CAGTGATAATTTATACCAAATGGCGTCACAGTTGGAGTGCATGGCGTGGAACCCCGTCAACTCTTTGGCATCTACGATTAAGAG CCATGCAACAGGTTATGAGAGCGACCCCAGCACGCCCATGGTCTACAGCTGCAGCACACAGTACCGTATCCACACCCACGGCGTCTTCAGAGGCCTTCAG GATGTGCGACGAGTACCAAGCATTACCCCTGCCATAGTGCGTTCATCGGAGACCAATGAGAAAAGGCCATTCATGTGCGCCTACCCGGGCTGCAACAAAAGATATTTTAAACTGTCTCACTTACAGATGCATAGTCGTAAACACACAG GGGAGAAACCTTATCAGTGTGACTTCACAGACTGTGGTCGCAGATTCTCCAGATCAGACCAGCTAAAAAGGCACCAGAGAAGACACACAG gcgtTAAGCCATTCCAGTGCGAAACCTGTCAAAGAAAGTTCTCACGGTCAGACCACCTTAAGACCCACACCCGGACTCATACAG GTGAGAAACCTTTCAACTGCAGATGGCCAAACTGTCAGAAGAAGTTTGCCAGGTCTGATGAGCTTGTACGGCACCACAACATGCACCAGAGGAATTTGACGAAGTTGCAGCTGGCAATCTGA
- the LOC127640419 gene encoding uncharacterized protein LOC127640419: MACAPSQCRVSQAEASTETGLPDGVNEAEPQSFLLVTGTQESSSQTTVIAAIDSVEAISENNDQKDPSSVDGLPKANDQSDVDQKCISIADASNHGGNKGYRSSFTWGTFMKGKRDPQPESTDNEDPSVVSRNSQPYMTLTSTPSKSEQRSSGFHELASTFCVPLFMKDKLTKRDLTKNTDRWDTPSKRPHQKSDCREEWNAIKRSISDILAEKENQVLIPYSSTLSGSPASSTVGNRLRQDCTSTVSPPKLHSQEIEIQNVTKGGTLNSEGKEERKPSDIMAQIAKIEEFMSSEGLTPQKRPKIE, translated from the exons ATGGCCTGTGCACCTTCTCAATGCCGAGTTTCCCAAGCGGAGGCCTCAACTGAAACGGGCCTTCCTGATGGGGTGAATGAGGCAGAACCTCAATCGTTCCTTCTTGTTACTGGTACTCAGGAATCATCATCTCAGACCACTGTAATAGCTGCAATTGACTCCGTAGAGGCCATATCAGAAAATAATGATCAAAAGGATCCTTCCTCTGTTGATGGGCTTCCAAAAGCAAATGACCAATCAGATGTTGACCAGAAGTGCATTTCAATTGCTGATGCGTCAAACCATGGTGGTAATAAGGGATATCGGTCATCCTTTACTTGGGGCACATTTATGAAAGGGAAAAGGGACCCTCAACCAGAAAGTACAGACAATGAAGATCCTTCAGTGGTCAGCAGAAACAGCCAGCCATACATGACTCTAACATCAACACCATCAAAATCTGAACAAAGGTCCTCGGGATTTCATGAGCTTGCTTCTACGTTCTGTGTCCCTCTCTTTATGAAGGATAAACTAACAAAAAGAG ACCTGACAAAGAATACTGACAGATGGGACACTCCGAGCAAGCGTCCCCACCAAAAAAGCGATTGTCGAGAAGAGTGGAATGCAATCAAGCGGTCGATTTCTGACATTTTAGCAGAGAAA GAGAATCAAGTTCTTATACCCTACAGCTCAACTCTGAGTGGCAGCCCAGCCTCTTCTACTGTGGGTAATAGGTTGCGACAAGACTGCACTTCTACCGTTTCTCCTCCCAAACTCCACAGCCAGGAGATAGAGATCCAGAATGTGACTAAAGGGGGTACACTTAATTCTGAAGGAAAAGAGGAACGGAAGCCATCTGACATAATGGCCCAAATTGCAAAAATTGAGGAATTTATGTCTTCAGAAGGTTTAACACCTCAAAAGAGACCCAAAATAGAATGA